One segment of bacterium DNA contains the following:
- a CDS encoding DUF2177 family protein: MTFWLKVYGGAFAAFLALDLLWLGVVAKGFHHRQIGFLMADSPNWTAALLFYLLFVAGILVFVIQPGLAAGTLKSTILRGAFFGVVTYAAFDLTRQAVLKNWPVALTEVDLCWGMILTGSASAVGHLFGSRVAWGKDWFPGCRGGGGIPFMTKPTAVVRPAFRLAVWGGRLRRELDVWILVSRHPGTPRAPRLVLILTLAYAASPIDLVPDVIPVLGHLDDLLLVPLGLWLASRMVPPWVLVECRARAGAGEPTLARGGRWVAAGVVLLWLLAIILLARRWVRAGT; the protein is encoded by the coding sequence ATGACCTTCTGGTTGAAGGTCTACGGAGGCGCCTTCGCCGCCTTCCTTGCCTTGGACCTGCTCTGGCTGGGCGTGGTGGCCAAGGGCTTCCACCACCGCCAGATCGGCTTCCTCATGGCCGACAGCCCCAACTGGACCGCGGCCCTCCTCTTCTACCTGCTCTTCGTGGCCGGCATCCTCGTCTTCGTCATCCAGCCGGGGCTGGCCGCCGGCACCTTGAAGTCGACCATTTTGCGTGGCGCCTTCTTTGGCGTGGTCACCTACGCAGCCTTCGATCTCACCCGCCAGGCCGTGCTGAAGAACTGGCCGGTGGCGCTCACCGAGGTGGACCTCTGCTGGGGCATGATCCTGACGGGCTCCGCCAGCGCGGTCGGCCACCTCTTTGGATCCCGCGTGGCATGGGGCAAGGACTGGTTCCCTGGCTGTCGGGGTGGTGGTGGGATCCCATTCATGACGAAGCCGACCGCAGTCGTGAGGCCAGCATTCCGGTTGGCGGTTTGGGGCGGACGGCTCCGCCGGGAGCTGGATGTCTGGATCCTGGTTTCTCGGCATCCCGGCACGCCGCGGGCGCCCAGGTTGGTGCTGATCCTGACCCTGGCCTATGCGGCAAGCCCCATTGATCTCGTTCCCGACGTCATCCCCGTGCTGGGGCATCTGGACGATTTGCTGTTGGTGCCCTTAGGCCTGTGGCTGGCTTCCCGCATGGTGCCACCGTGGGTGTTGGTCGAGTGCCGGGCGCGCGCGGGCGCCGGAGAGCCGACCTTGGCCCGGGGCGGCCGCTGGGTGGCGGCCGGAGTGGTCCTGCTGTGGCTGCTGGCCATCATCCTGCTGGCCAGGCGGTGGGTGCGGGCAGGCACGTAG